In a single window of the Nocardioides sp. L-11A genome:
- a CDS encoding helix-turn-helix domain-containing protein: MSSESVPSDLAPWLLAYVAEQAQPDRVDAWVDRVADAIVREMPEVNAVEGLPATLRRTVREHWVAFLGDFAQPEQHFHLPEAARLLSVDIADRQLPLESLIRFYRIAQQEVWAYVSEVIKALPPADFDRADLLMYFWNRAGVWLDQSITESIAAYEAARSRVLAGAAAQRFESVRSILAGDLVDPREASAALGGYPISVHHTAVVLSVGDAEQAGSLESLAAELARRIGAATPLLVKPGGRQLWMWLGTRDQPELSGLAAAAADLRHGSVVVGVGSATPHIAGFVASHREAQGTLRVTSPDTDDWLAVYSDVELPVLLGCSPEVDRFMTRRLGPLAGDEEGVQRIRETLTAYLDSGGSAEEAARALVVHRNTVRYRLGQAEEMLGQPITRISPQLAVALRHHHLFHRAR, from the coding sequence GTGAGCAGCGAGTCCGTGCCGTCCGACCTCGCGCCGTGGCTGCTGGCGTACGTCGCCGAGCAGGCGCAGCCCGACCGGGTCGACGCCTGGGTCGACCGGGTCGCCGACGCGATCGTGCGGGAGATGCCGGAGGTCAACGCGGTCGAGGGCCTGCCCGCGACGCTGCGGCGGACCGTCCGGGAGCACTGGGTGGCCTTCCTCGGCGACTTCGCGCAGCCCGAGCAGCACTTCCACCTGCCCGAGGCGGCCCGGCTGCTCTCGGTCGACATCGCCGACCGGCAACTGCCGCTGGAGTCGCTGATCCGGTTCTACCGGATCGCCCAGCAGGAGGTGTGGGCCTACGTCAGCGAGGTGATCAAGGCGCTCCCGCCCGCGGACTTCGACCGGGCGGACCTGCTCATGTACTTCTGGAACCGGGCCGGGGTCTGGCTCGACCAGTCGATCACCGAGTCGATCGCCGCCTACGAGGCGGCCCGCTCGCGGGTGCTGGCCGGTGCCGCGGCGCAGCGGTTCGAGTCGGTCCGCTCGATCCTCGCCGGCGACCTGGTGGACCCCCGCGAGGCGTCGGCGGCGCTCGGCGGCTACCCGATCTCGGTGCACCACACCGCGGTCGTGCTGTCCGTCGGGGACGCCGAGCAGGCCGGTTCGCTCGAGTCGCTCGCCGCCGAGCTGGCCCGGCGGATCGGCGCCGCCACCCCCCTCCTCGTCAAGCCCGGCGGACGCCAGCTGTGGATGTGGCTCGGCACCCGCGACCAGCCCGAGCTCTCCGGTCTCGCCGCGGCCGCCGCGGACCTGCGCCACGGGAGCGTCGTCGTCGGCGTCGGCTCCGCGACCCCCCATATCGCCGGATTCGTGGCCTCCCACCGCGAGGCACAGGGCACCCTGCGCGTCACCTCCCCCGACACCGACGACTGGCTCGCCGTCTACTCCGACGTCGAGCTCCCCGTGCTGCTCGGCTGCTCGCCCGAGGTCGACCGGTTCATGACCCGCCGGCTCGGGCCGCTCGCCGGCGACGAGGAGGGCGTCCAGCGGATCCGGGAGACGCTGACGGCGTACCTCGACAGCGGCGGCAGCGCCGAGGAGGCCGCCCGCGCGCTGGTGGTGCACCGCAACACCGTCCGGTACCGCCTCGGCCAGGCCGAGGAGATGCTCGGCCAGCCGATCACCCGGATCAGTCCCCAGCTCGCCGTCGCGCTGCGCCACCACCACCTGTTCCACCGCGCCCGCTGA
- a CDS encoding helix-turn-helix domain-containing protein, protein MSDTSPSVVTPSLAGLRALSHPTRLRILSHLRIEGPATATTLATRFGLNSGATSYHLRQLAEHGFVVEDAGRGNARDRWWKAAHQETHSRAAQAATPEERDVADAFLQASTVMYAQNLQAAMEERPLLPREWRAASTVSDWVHTIPASKAAELTARIKELIASCEDEPGEDAVPFAFQIQSFPVPGHVAPERRE, encoded by the coding sequence ATGAGCGACACGTCCCCGTCCGTCGTCACCCCGAGCCTCGCCGGCCTGCGCGCCCTGTCCCACCCGACCCGGTTGCGGATCCTCAGCCACCTGCGGATCGAGGGCCCGGCGACGGCCACCACGCTGGCGACCCGGTTCGGGCTCAACAGCGGCGCGACGTCGTACCACCTGCGCCAGCTCGCCGAGCACGGTTTCGTCGTCGAGGACGCCGGGCGCGGCAACGCCCGCGACCGCTGGTGGAAGGCGGCGCACCAGGAGACGCACAGCCGCGCGGCCCAGGCCGCGACCCCGGAGGAGCGGGATGTCGCGGACGCCTTCCTGCAGGCGTCGACCGTCATGTACGCCCAGAACCTGCAGGCCGCGATGGAGGAGCGGCCGCTGCTGCCCCGCGAGTGGCGAGCCGCGTCGACGGTGAGCGACTGGGTGCACACCATCCCGGCGTCGAAGGCCGCCGAGCTGACCGCGCGGATCAAGGAGCTGATCGCGTCCTGTGAGGACGAGCCGGGCGAGGACGCCGTCCCCTTCGCCTTCCAGATCCAGTCGTTCCCCGTCCCCGGGCACGTCGCGCCCGAGCGGAGGGAGTGA
- a CDS encoding MFS transporter yields MRAGSGALAGYLVADAVSLAGTRLSQIAVPWLVLTTTGSATRTGLVAFAGLLPLVVAQALSGPWIDRAGPRRVAIGLDLASGVAVAAIPIAYAAGWLHFPVLVALVALTGVLRGPSEAARHAMVPALVRHVALPTERVTGLVGTTDRLSALVGAAVGGGLVALLGPATALLVDAGSFLACALVLAVSTRGVGGPVSERTAPAERSSYLAELRGGWLALRHDPVLLGMMVMVAVTNLLDQGYSSVMLPVWAERAGGGPAAIGLLGACMGGAALLGSVLATWRAERLPRFRTYVVGYLLAGAPRWIILAVGAPLWLIALVHVVAGFGAGFINPVLGAVQFERIPADLMGRVGALSLAASWSLMPLGGLLAGLAVTGTGLSAGLLLFGAAYLLTTMAPVLSPAWRTIDQRPQPAAAGPATASTAARS; encoded by the coding sequence GTGCGGGCGGGCTCGGGCGCCCTCGCCGGCTACCTCGTCGCCGACGCGGTCTCGCTCGCCGGCACCCGGCTCTCCCAGATCGCCGTCCCCTGGCTGGTCCTCACCACCACCGGCTCGGCCACCCGCACCGGCCTGGTCGCCTTCGCGGGACTGCTGCCGCTCGTGGTGGCGCAGGCGCTCAGCGGCCCTTGGATCGACCGCGCCGGACCGCGCCGCGTCGCGATCGGCCTCGACCTCGCCTCCGGTGTCGCGGTGGCCGCGATCCCGATCGCGTACGCCGCCGGCTGGCTGCACTTCCCGGTGCTGGTGGCGCTCGTGGCGCTCACGGGCGTGCTGCGCGGCCCCTCGGAGGCGGCCCGCCACGCGATGGTGCCGGCCCTGGTGCGTCACGTCGCCCTGCCGACCGAGCGGGTGACCGGCCTGGTCGGCACGACCGACCGGCTCTCCGCGCTGGTCGGTGCCGCGGTCGGCGGCGGCCTGGTCGCCCTGCTCGGCCCGGCGACCGCGCTGCTGGTCGACGCCGGGTCGTTCCTGGCCTGTGCGCTGGTCCTGGCGGTGTCCACCCGCGGGGTCGGCGGCCCGGTGTCGGAGCGGACGGCGCCCGCCGAGCGGTCGTCGTACCTCGCCGAGCTCCGCGGCGGCTGGCTCGCCCTGCGGCACGACCCGGTGCTGCTCGGGATGATGGTGATGGTCGCGGTCACCAACCTGCTCGACCAGGGCTACTCCTCGGTGATGCTGCCGGTCTGGGCCGAGCGCGCGGGCGGCGGCCCGGCGGCGATCGGCCTGCTCGGCGCCTGTATGGGCGGGGCGGCGCTGCTCGGCTCGGTGCTGGCGACCTGGCGCGCCGAGCGGCTGCCGCGGTTCCGGACCTACGTCGTGGGCTATCTGCTCGCCGGTGCCCCGCGCTGGATCATCCTGGCCGTCGGCGCACCGCTGTGGCTGATCGCCCTCGTCCACGTGGTCGCCGGCTTCGGAGCCGGTTTCATCAACCCGGTCCTCGGTGCGGTGCAGTTCGAGCGGATCCCGGCGGACCTGATGGGCCGGGTCGGTGCGCTGTCGCTGGCGGCATCCTGGTCGCTGATGCCGTTGGGCGGCCTGCTCGCCGGCCTCGCCGTCACCGGGACCGGTCTGTCGGCGGGCTTGCTGCTCTTCGGTGCGGCCTACCTGCTCACCACGATGGCGCCGGTCCTGTCGCCGGCGTGGCGCACGATCGATCAGCGGCCTCAGCCGGCCGCGGCCGGTCCGGCGACCGCCTCGACCGCCGCGAGGTCGTAG
- a CDS encoding PfkB family carbohydrate kinase, which yields MTMTVAAVGVHVLDTHVLGIASIPAGSDGQLVETIRMSPAGTAGGTAVVLSRLGATVRSYGAVGTDPVGDTLLALLAREGVDVAGLMRKDAAQTSASVLPVRANGDRPAWHCIGANGAFTLDDLPTGVLDGVTHLHLGGPEFLGGDAAGELLARARAAGITTSMDLLAPGDPDLLAWIAAALPHTDHLLPNDEQVLGLTGAATLAEGARALVAAGAGCVAVTQGAKGALVVSGGSVTEVPAYPVEVVDTTGCGDAFSAGYLRGLALGRTPVGAAALGCATAAQVARGLGTDAGSYDLAAVEAVAGPAAAG from the coding sequence ATGACCATGACCGTCGCCGCCGTCGGCGTGCACGTCCTCGACACCCACGTCCTCGGCATCGCGTCGATCCCGGCCGGCTCCGACGGGCAGCTGGTCGAGACGATCCGGATGTCGCCGGCCGGCACCGCGGGTGGCACCGCCGTCGTCCTGAGCCGGCTCGGTGCGACGGTCCGGTCCTACGGCGCGGTCGGCACCGACCCCGTCGGCGACACCCTCCTCGCCCTGCTGGCCCGCGAGGGCGTCGACGTCGCCGGCCTGATGCGCAAGGACGCCGCGCAGACGTCCGCCTCGGTACTGCCCGTGCGCGCCAACGGCGACCGCCCGGCCTGGCACTGCATCGGCGCCAACGGCGCGTTCACCCTCGACGACCTGCCGACCGGCGTCCTCGACGGCGTCACGCACCTGCACCTGGGCGGCCCGGAGTTCCTCGGCGGCGACGCGGCCGGCGAACTGCTCGCCCGCGCCCGGGCCGCCGGGATCACCACCTCCATGGACCTGCTGGCGCCGGGCGACCCCGACCTGCTGGCCTGGATCGCCGCCGCGCTCCCCCACACCGACCACCTGCTGCCCAACGACGAGCAGGTCCTCGGCCTCACGGGCGCCGCCACGCTCGCCGAGGGGGCCCGGGCGCTGGTCGCCGCCGGAGCCGGCTGCGTCGCGGTGACCCAGGGCGCGAAGGGGGCCCTGGTCGTGTCCGGGGGCAGCGTGACCGAGGTGCCGGCGTACCCGGTCGAGGTCGTGGACACCACCGGATGCGGCGACGCGTTCTCCGCCGGCTACCTGCGCGGGCTGGCGCTGGGTCGGACGCCGGTCGGCGCGGCAGCTCTCGGCTGCGCCACCGCGGCGCAGGTCGCCCGGGGTCTCGGCACCGACGCCGGGAGCTACGACCTCGCGGCGGTCGAGGCGGTCGCCGGACCGGCCGCGGCCGGCTGA
- a CDS encoding class II aldolase/adducin family protein: protein MSDAPAADPREEVAAAARRLAAAGLLVGTAGNVSARSGDRVAITATGIALGSCTADDVTVVTPTGRVVAGTLEPTSELSLHLGVYADSPATAVVHTHAPFATALACVLDSLPVLHYQQLALGGEIRVAPYATFGTPELAAHVRTALEGRSAALLANHGSVTLGGTLDAAVENALLLEWLCQLHHRASALGTPRALTEEQQADVVRAALERGYGTPRKA from the coding sequence GTGAGCGACGCCCCGGCCGCCGATCCGCGCGAGGAGGTGGCTGCGGCCGCGCGCCGCCTGGCCGCGGCCGGTCTGCTCGTCGGCACCGCCGGCAACGTCTCCGCCCGCTCCGGCGACCGGGTCGCGATCACCGCCACCGGGATCGCGCTCGGCTCCTGCACCGCCGACGACGTGACGGTCGTGACGCCGACGGGCCGGGTCGTCGCAGGCACGCTGGAGCCGACCAGCGAACTCTCCCTCCACCTCGGCGTCTACGCCGACTCCCCCGCCACGGCCGTGGTGCACACGCACGCCCCCTTCGCCACGGCCCTCGCGTGCGTGCTCGACAGCCTGCCGGTGCTCCACTACCAACAGCTCGCGCTCGGCGGCGAGATCCGGGTGGCGCCGTACGCGACCTTCGGGACGCCGGAGCTCGCCGCCCACGTGCGCACCGCGCTGGAGGGGCGCAGCGCCGCGCTGCTCGCCAACCACGGCTCGGTCACGCTCGGCGGCACCCTCGACGCCGCCGTCGAGAACGCGCTGCTGCTCGAATGGCTCTGCCAGCTCCACCACCGGGCCAGCGCCCTCGGCACGCCGCGCGCGCTCACCGAGGAGCAGCAGGCCGATGTCGTCCGGGCCGCGCTGGAGCGCGGCTACGGCACCCCGCGAAAGGCCTGA
- a CDS encoding TetR/AcrR family transcriptional regulator, with amino-acid sequence MSSASVPDVTGRSSRRRLPAQARSRERVERILDAAARLVVSNGVDGLTTRSIAEAAELPVASLYQYFADKEAVLLALCERDMAEMDDRVATDLALLADPDNPAELTIASMVETAMRAFVTVYHRRPAFMQIWMRGRANPAIYDYGRHHNRRIAANLLAFGLGAGQLATDRYDDDEMTAIAELAVEVGDSAFQLAFEHDPRGDEFLISQAIALVSGYLERVTSGR; translated from the coding sequence ATGTCCTCCGCCAGCGTCCCGGACGTCACCGGCCGGTCCAGCCGCCGCCGGCTCCCCGCCCAGGCCCGGTCGCGGGAACGGGTGGAGCGGATCCTCGACGCTGCGGCGCGCCTCGTCGTGTCCAACGGCGTCGACGGCCTGACGACACGCTCGATCGCCGAGGCCGCCGAGCTGCCCGTCGCCTCCCTCTACCAGTACTTCGCCGACAAGGAGGCCGTGCTCCTCGCCCTCTGCGAGCGCGACATGGCCGAGATGGACGACCGCGTCGCCACCGACCTCGCCCTCCTCGCCGACCCCGACAACCCCGCCGAGCTGACGATCGCGAGCATGGTCGAGACCGCGATGCGCGCCTTCGTCACCGTCTATCACCGCCGTCCCGCGTTCATGCAGATCTGGATGCGCGGCCGGGCCAACCCCGCGATCTACGACTACGGGCGCCACCACAACCGCCGGATCGCGGCCAACCTGCTCGCCTTCGGCCTCGGCGCCGGGCAGCTCGCCACCGACCGGTACGACGACGACGAGATGACCGCCATCGCCGAGCTCGCCGTCGAGGTGGGCGACAGTGCCTTCCAGCTGGCCTTCGAGCACGACCCGCGCGGCGACGAGTTCCTGATCAGCCAGGCGATCGCGCTGGTCTCCGGCTATCTCGAGCGCGTCACGAGCGGCCGGTGA
- a CDS encoding FAD-dependent oxidoreductase, with protein sequence MHTIGRSIDLGRRGLLAGGAAAFGVLALDAREAEVAAGTLAGDLPPVVDVVVVGAGIAGLVAADEVTRAGRSVLVVEARDRVGGRVLNHELPTGGTLEAGGAFIGPTQDRIAALASRLGVATFEQYATGKNVYLSSLLGRMEFKGTVPPDPTILLDAALALKRLDDMARELRVDAPWAHPRAAQWDALSLSDWLRRNTLNRRGIEKLIRSWTHPGFGADPDQVSLLFVLHYIACSGNESTPGTFERNSDTVGGAQESRFVGGSQRVPLELARLLGARIALDAPVTGIVAEPDGVRVDTGRGSVRARRVIVAAPPKQVLDIGFAPALPAGRRALLEQVRMGRLMKCDAVYERPFWRARGLTGFGIADAGAVRVAFDNHVADTGHGILLAFVGGSAWQQYGNLSLAERRAAVLEGFARMFGEEARHPIDYTEHDWTREQWTGGGPTAIYPPGVLSVHGRHIRTPHGRVHWAGTETSTYWTGYMDGAVRSGERSAREVLAAL encoded by the coding sequence GTGCACACCATCGGGCGCTCGATCGACCTGGGCCGCCGCGGCCTCCTCGCCGGTGGCGCCGCCGCGTTCGGCGTCCTCGCCCTCGACGCACGGGAGGCAGAGGTCGCCGCCGGCACGCTGGCCGGCGACCTGCCGCCCGTCGTCGACGTCGTGGTCGTCGGCGCCGGCATCGCCGGTCTGGTGGCCGCCGACGAGGTCACCCGCGCCGGCCGTTCCGTGCTCGTCGTCGAGGCGCGCGACCGGGTCGGGGGACGCGTGCTCAACCACGAGCTCCCCACCGGCGGCACCCTCGAGGCCGGCGGCGCCTTCATCGGACCGACCCAGGACCGGATCGCGGCGCTCGCGAGCCGGCTCGGCGTCGCGACCTTCGAGCAGTACGCCACCGGCAAGAACGTCTACCTCTCCTCCCTCCTGGGCCGGATGGAGTTCAAGGGCACGGTCCCGCCGGACCCGACGATCCTGCTCGACGCCGCGCTCGCCCTCAAGCGTCTCGACGACATGGCCCGCGAGCTGCGGGTCGACGCACCGTGGGCGCACCCGCGCGCCGCGCAATGGGACGCCCTCAGTCTCAGCGACTGGCTGCGCCGCAACACCCTCAACCGGCGGGGCATCGAGAAGCTCATCCGGTCCTGGACCCATCCCGGCTTCGGCGCCGACCCCGATCAGGTGTCGCTGCTGTTCGTGCTCCACTACATCGCCTGCTCGGGCAACGAGTCCACGCCCGGCACCTTCGAGCGCAACTCCGACACGGTCGGCGGCGCCCAGGAGAGCCGGTTCGTCGGCGGCTCGCAGCGGGTGCCCCTGGAGCTCGCGCGGCTGCTCGGCGCCCGGATCGCGCTCGACGCCCCGGTGACCGGGATCGTGGCCGAGCCGGACGGCGTCCGGGTGGACACCGGCCGTGGGTCGGTGAGGGCGCGCCGCGTCATCGTCGCCGCGCCGCCCAAGCAGGTCCTCGACATCGGCTTCGCCCCCGCTCTCCCGGCCGGCCGGCGGGCGCTGCTCGAGCAGGTCCGGATGGGCCGGCTGATGAAGTGCGACGCGGTCTACGAGCGGCCCTTCTGGCGCGCCCGCGGCCTCACCGGCTTCGGCATCGCCGACGCGGGAGCGGTCCGGGTCGCCTTCGACAACCACGTCGCCGACACCGGCCACGGCATCCTGCTCGCGTTCGTCGGCGGCTCCGCGTGGCAGCAGTACGGCAACCTCTCCCTCGCCGAGCGCCGGGCGGCGGTCCTCGAGGGCTTCGCGAGGATGTTCGGCGAGGAGGCCCGCCACCCGATCGACTACACCGAGCACGACTGGACCCGCGAGCAGTGGACCGGCGGCGGCCCCACCGCGATCTACCCGCCGGGCGTGCTGTCGGTCCACGGCCGGCACATCCGTACGCCGCACGGGCGGGTGCACTGGGCGGGGACCGAGACCTCGACGTACTGGACCGGCTACATGGACGGCGCCGTCCGCTCCGGCGAGCGGTCCGCGCGGGAGGTTCTGGCGGCGCTGTAG
- a CDS encoding MFS transporter — protein MPPSPLRSRDFRLLVGGVAVSGLGSAMTPVALAFAVLDLGGTATQLGLVVAAFAAAEVVTILYGGVLGDRLPRPLLMQGSSAATAVSQAAVAVVLVTGHGSIWFLTAIGVVNGCLGAIAQPASNAMTRSTVAEDQLARAVVLRSLAGQTAFAVGFALAGIIVAVAGPGWAIAADAATYAVAAVLFAMIRATGTTNGSRERLLAELADGAREVFRHSWLWLLIGQALLYHLFYNGAQGVLGPIVVGDVWGEEAWGWALSALMVGFVAGGLVALRWRPRHLLRWGLVLLSLTAAFPLAMAVADDLRLVLAGAFVHGVGLQLFSVNWDLAIQENIAEDMLARVYSFDLVGSFACRPIGLALTGPVAALVGTDTWLLVVAAVIGLSSLAALAAPSARGLARRTPVLTPGEAVTTPR, from the coding sequence GTGCCTCCGTCTCCGCTTCGCTCGCGCGACTTCCGCCTACTCGTGGGCGGTGTCGCGGTGAGCGGACTCGGCTCGGCGATGACGCCGGTGGCGCTGGCCTTCGCGGTCCTCGACCTCGGCGGCACGGCCACCCAGCTCGGCCTCGTCGTCGCCGCGTTCGCGGCGGCCGAGGTCGTCACCATCCTGTACGGCGGTGTGCTCGGCGATCGACTGCCCCGCCCGCTGCTCATGCAGGGCTCGTCGGCGGCGACCGCCGTCAGCCAGGCGGCGGTCGCGGTGGTGCTCGTCACCGGGCACGGCTCGATCTGGTTCCTCACCGCCATCGGCGTGGTCAACGGCTGTCTCGGCGCCATCGCGCAGCCCGCGTCCAACGCGATGACCCGCTCGACCGTCGCCGAGGACCAGCTCGCGCGCGCCGTCGTGCTGCGCAGCCTGGCCGGCCAGACCGCCTTCGCGGTCGGCTTCGCCCTGGCCGGCATCATCGTCGCCGTCGCCGGGCCGGGGTGGGCGATCGCGGCCGACGCGGCGACGTACGCCGTCGCGGCCGTGCTCTTCGCGATGATCCGGGCGACCGGGACGACGAACGGGTCGCGCGAGCGCCTCCTGGCCGAGCTCGCGGACGGGGCGCGCGAGGTGTTCCGGCACAGCTGGCTGTGGCTCCTGATCGGGCAGGCACTGCTCTACCACCTGTTCTACAACGGCGCCCAGGGCGTGCTGGGGCCGATCGTGGTCGGCGATGTCTGGGGCGAGGAGGCCTGGGGCTGGGCGCTGTCGGCGCTCATGGTGGGCTTCGTCGCGGGCGGCCTGGTCGCGCTGCGCTGGCGCCCGCGCCACCTGCTGCGCTGGGGCCTGGTGCTGCTGTCGCTGACCGCGGCGTTCCCGCTCGCGATGGCCGTGGCCGACGATCTCCGCCTGGTCCTGGCCGGAGCGTTCGTGCACGGCGTCGGCCTGCAGCTGTTCAGCGTCAACTGGGACCTGGCGATCCAGGAGAACATCGCCGAGGACATGCTCGCGCGGGTCTACTCCTTCGACCTGGTCGGCTCGTTCGCCTGCCGTCCGATCGGCCTCGCGCTCACCGGTCCGGTGGCCGCGCTGGTCGGCACCGACACCTGGCTGCTCGTCGTCGCCGCCGTGATCGGGCTCAGCTCGCTGGCCGCGCTCGCCGCCCCGTCGGCGCGCGGGCTGGCCCGGCGTACGCCGGTCCTGACGCCCGGCGAGGCGGTCACGACTCCACGGTGA
- a CDS encoding MarR family transcriptional regulator: MAEDWTDRHVARWKDHWLDLEFDEVVEGVFVRVNRIDRYLRAAKQRAVATVGLTDFEYNTLHLLMIRDTPGSASPTELAAELGMSGAGMTGRLDGLEKAGWIRRIPSVDDRRRVIVEVTRSGMAAWRRAMDIRGEAENDLADALTERELATLNRLLKKVTVRAEEREA; the protein is encoded by the coding sequence ATGGCCGAGGACTGGACGGACCGCCACGTCGCGCGGTGGAAGGATCATTGGCTCGACCTGGAGTTCGACGAGGTCGTGGAGGGCGTGTTCGTCCGGGTCAACCGGATCGACCGATACCTGCGCGCCGCCAAGCAGCGCGCCGTGGCGACGGTCGGCCTGACCGACTTCGAGTACAACACCCTGCACCTGCTGATGATCCGCGATACTCCCGGCTCCGCGTCCCCGACCGAGCTCGCCGCCGAGCTCGGCATGTCCGGGGCGGGGATGACCGGCCGGCTGGACGGGCTGGAGAAGGCCGGCTGGATCCGCCGGATCCCGTCGGTCGACGACCGGCGCCGGGTGATCGTCGAGGTGACCCGGTCCGGGATGGCCGCGTGGCGCCGGGCCATGGACATCCGCGGCGAGGCCGAGAACGACCTGGCCGACGCGCTCACCGAGCGCGAGCTGGCGACCCTCAACCGCCTGCTCAAGA